From the Triticum urartu cultivar G1812 chromosome 4, Tu2.1, whole genome shotgun sequence genome, the window tttactttgtgatagccatattgttctttgtcatatttcttgctatcacatagttgcttatcgtgcttagcataagttgttggtgcacataggtgagcctagttgttttaggttttgtgcttggcaaattaaccgctaggtttattccgtatttgttcaaatctaaatcataattattttaaagcgcctattcacccccccctctaggcgacatcctcTATCTTTCaccgggtatgaggccgccgcagccacctgccaccaatccatctttAGTGCTGTACTGCTGCATGTACCTTGCTTGGTCTAGctgccgtcgacgccaccacgacgccagacaacGCCACCATCCTGCACTCGTCCATCATCACCCACCGGCGAGACCCCGCTGCCCCATGTCGCTGAGACCCGCTGTTGTCGACGTGTTAGATACCACGCCGCTCCGCCTCTTGTCCCCCCCAGCCAACACTTGCTCCAAAACAATGCCCTCAGGAGGGAGAACGACATCGAAACGTCGCCATCGTCCGATCCGAtagacccagatctagggtttcccccggaacCTTCCGATCAAGTTGACGTGACCTGCAACGACGATGCCTCGAGAAAGGAACGACGTCCGGGACGCCGTCATCGTCCGCCATGACCGCAGTCAGACGCGATTTTCACCGAAAGCCACGTCGTCCTGATCTCGTGGTTGGCTGGAACCGAGCGGAGTCTCGCCACGAAGACGAACGCCGCtatcggtaaaccggcggagatCCGACATCTCCTCACCGGTCCCTCCACGCGCCGCCGGTCGGCAGAAGGCCACCTCGTGGCGGATCCGATCCGGGCATTGGATCAGCAgtcgccgccgccaccatctCCGCGCAGACCAAGCACCCCGTCGGATGGGGCgctgccaccgccgccgtccATCTCAAGGCCGCCGCTCCGCCAGCTTATGGCGCTTCGGCCACCGCCAGACGGCAAGGGATCGCCGCCCCAGCCGCCGCCTTCGGATCCAACAAGAAGGGCCGCCCCTGCCGCCTCAGATGAGATCTCGCCGCATCCATCCGCCCAGGTGCCTTCGGCGTCGGgccgccgccaccgcggccctcgccggcggcagcggcggcagagGGAGGCACGAGAGGAGGCCTGCGGCGCTAGGGTTAAGGGGCCCATGGCACCATTTTTTACTACCTCCTAGGCTTGTACCGAATCCATCTTCCCTCAGAATGAGCACCAGGCAGTGCCACGGCACAGCCCATACATCCGGGTTTCCTGGTTGGCATGCACGAAGGAGCCCACCGAGGCTGCGCCCTTGATTGGAAGTATCAATCCGCCAAATTGGCCAGACTGGCCCCCTGGCGCCAGTGATGGTGGCAGGTATATTTCCTACTACTGTACCACACGAAGGTTTAGCGTATCTTTAACAGCTCAATAAACGGACCTGTGGTCACACATCTCCCTTCCTTTTGTGTGGAGACATGGCATTTCCGTTTGCACCCATGTGCATTGGCATCTGCTACATCTGCCACAGCAGCAGAGTTAGACCGGACGTCGCGTTCCCGTGTAGGAAGCCACGCTTGATCTGTGCAAGAAACTTCAGACTCTCATCAACAATTATATATACACCTCTCCTGAATTCTGTAGTGTTACAATGAACATTGTATGGAGGTTGCGTCAACTAATTCGGATCGGAGGAAGTATAGACGTGTAAGTTGCGATTTGCGCAAATGTCACGGCTTATGTGCCTGGAGCTGACCACGAGATGTTGCAAGAGAATTGGTTTGAGAAATACTAGGCTTCATTTTCAACGAATAAGATTGTTTTTTGCTGTGCAGATTGCCGCGAGCAGGGGAAAAAAGGGACGACAAGGAAAGAACAAACAGCAGTTAGAGAAAAAGCCAGAAAGGCGAGCAGTTTGTGAGAGCGTAGGAGGCATCCTTTTCTTCTTCCAGGGTGAAAGGCCACCAACCTCATCACAGGTCTCCGTCGCCGCTACAGAAGAGATGAGCGCGACAAATAGCAGCCCGGCGGATGGGCACAACACAGATCATGTTTGCACAGCCGCACGGACGGAGGGCCGTGGCCACCGAGGGAGAAAGAACCTGAAGAAGCCACCGACACTGCCAGTGGAGCGTAGCCATCGGTGAAGCTGTGGAAGCAACCGTTGCCTTGAGAGCCAAGCGTGGGAGAGCTGAAGAAGAAACTTTCTTCCTCCCTGGGAAAGGATCAACTCATCATCTCCAGGGCGCCTCCCACAGATTTGAACATTTTTATTAGTTTGATCAGTGCCATATTCGATCTGCGGGGCTACTTGTGTTTCTCAGAACAGAGACAACTGTCGGAGGCAGCAAGTGGTGCGCATAAAACCTAAACAGTCAGATGATGATATCTTTATTTCCTTTCCACTGAACCTTGACAAGGAAATTCTTCTCTTTTCATCAATGTGAGAGAATAGTACCGCAGGCGCGAGTCGGGCTCACATGCTACATTCACCACCGAAGATGGGACAAGACTGGTGATTATACCAAAGAAATGTCATCAAAGGAAAATATTTCTACTGGGGTATTTTTCCTAAAACGTCAACAGATTCATCTGAATGAAAAGAACTATGTAACTATGTACGTAACATTGCTAGCTTTTTCCTGGCAGGAAAATGCACATAAGCGGCAGATGATATGGGAACAAAATAACAGATCCATGCAAAATATATTCGAGAAAAGATTGATACAAAAGTAAAGTGCAAAGACTGGTAGTTCGAACGTAAAAGTACTCACGAGTTATCAACTCAATAACAAAAAAAATGAGACCAGAGGATTTTAAAGAAGCGGCGAAAGACCCGGGCTTATTCAATTAGTGAACTAACTAACAAGTTTAAATCCGCTGCACAGGATTTTAACCCTGGACACACGGTGACTCCACTGCACAACCCACAACCACCACTAGGCTATAATTCCATTCTCGCAAAGGGATACACTCAATACCACCAAATTCATAAAAAAAAATACACATGGATAGATAGAAATTTCTACACAACAGACTGAAATATGTAGTCTTCACATGGTTTAGCACAACAGTGGAGATAACTAATTTAAATTGAACAGAGCAAGTAACGGTGGTCAGCATGCCACCAGAAATGGAGCACGCACAGTGCACAAACTATTGTCGTACTAAAGTCAAGATCAGCCAGATCACCAAAGTTTAGAATAATGCAACAAATACATGTAATTTGGTGATAACCTGGTGTTAGTACTGTGATGAAGGATCAAGCACATGTCCCATGAAGATAACCGTAGCAGACACTTCCTCCCGAATGAGAAAGAAGAAAGGGTGGTCGGCTGTGAAGTGCTCTGTTGGTAAAGGCTTGCCTATGCTTTTCTCCACAGAAGTTTCTTCAATTTCATCATCGTTCACTTCCAAAATCACTTTATGAAGTACATCAGATAGAAACAAAGGCTCCTTCGAGTCACCTTCCTTTACCATATCTTTGAAATCTGCATCTCGTCGGAATGGCAATTCAAGTGTCATATCTTTCAGAAAATCCTTCATGTCGATCTGAAAAGATATCGTGAATTTGGGCACCCCAATACCCACATGGCGCTTCTCCGTCGGTAAATGTTGTTCTAAGAATGCCGGCTCAGAGAAAATCTTCTTGGTTAATTCAAACAGACCATCATGAGCATCTGGGAGGAAAATGTACATGGAAAATTTCCGTTCATTATTCCCTTGCTTGTAAGGAAGCTTAATAACTTTGAATCCGTCATGCGCAGCAAAAAGACGAGTTCTGTCATACTCCACAAAAGGAACTAGGACATGTGTTCCATCCAGACAGTAGAATTTTTGTTCAGCAGTCTTCCCTATATCAGTCTTATCCAGCCATCTGCCTTTAAAATACAGCGCGCTGCCAAGTACAAGCCCTGTATTCTGGTCAACTAATCCATCTGGAACGAGTGAGGTAATGGTTTGTCTCGTGGACTTGTTGACCCATGAGTTAATTTGCTCAGCAGCATCTTCTGGCTTCAAATATCAAGAAAATAGTTTCCATAAATATCAAAATAAGAATCACAAGGCATCTCAAGTACAGTTAACACCAGACGATTAGTTTCTTACTGATATTTTTTCCAAAACAATTTAGTGTCTTATACTGTTCAAACTCAAATATATCGAGACAAACTCTTGAAAAGGATCTTACAGTAACAACCAACTGTGTAGTTATTACTTTCATGATGGAATATAAGTCTCTTTGCTCAATTAACATTTTTACTAGAGCAAAGAAATTTCGACAAGATCCTATAGCAAAGTAGTTGCACAGGTGAGTAAAAGACAGTAAACCAgaaaacacaaacatatatggaTGTATCGATTACCTACACTAATCAGATGACATGAATACAAATATCTGTTTCCTGCACGCTCAAACAATCGAAGTTGAGACGTTCTGAACTTTCACTGCCACAGTGCCGCTAACTAATGGCACAAGCATACTTAGAACAGCTGAAGAACATACTCCGTAACTACAATCACCATGCAATTGATGTGAGACAGGAGCCATAACACGTACCGTGCTCTTGAAATCGACCGTCTTGGCCGCTGAGCAGTACAGGCCACCAGCGGTctcgacgaactccggcgagagCGTCGTTGATGCGTCGGCCCACACGCCAGAGGCGAACGCGAGCCGTGGTCCACCAGACTTCGCGCGGTCCTTGAGCACGCGCTTGACCACACGCGACGCCACATTGGCCGCGTCAGCCGCCGCGCccttgccgccgccaccgcagccCAACGTACCGAGCAACTGCCTCCGCGTCGCACCACGCGCGCCGGAGGCCGCGAGGGAGAGCGCGGCGTGGACTCCAACAGGGGATACAGCGGCGTTTCCAGTGCCTGCGGCGGCGAGGACGCGGCCGGCGAGGGGCAGGCAGAACGCGCGTTGTGCTGCGTCCAGGGCCTCCTCCCATGGCCTCGTCGGCATCGGCGCAGGGGCGACGGGCGCCTGAGCATCAGGAACCGGACCGGGGGACGGCGAGGGAGGGTGAGGTTTCGGGGCGGGGCTCCGCCGGTTGGGTTTTGGGGCGGCGCTCCGGCGGAGCACCCGCGGGAGGGAGGAGAAGTGCCGCATTTTGGGATGGAAAACCAGGAAGACTCTGGCCAGGGTTTATTTAGGGTTCAACGATCAAAGAAAGTGATCTCTGTGGGCTGATCCGATTTGAGGCCCAATAAGCCGGTACTCTCAACCAGTGTGCGTCAATTTGGGCGCAGCGACTATTTATCGCCTTAAGCGAGCACAGGGGGAACGTCTCGCTGCAGGGCTCAACTAATTTGGCCGGCCCATTCGCGTGCGGTTAATGAACTGCAAAGGAGGAGAAAGTCGGTGTCCTTTTCTTAACACGAAACAAGCCACGTTTCTCATGGTCTATTGTCCGCTTTTATTTCCAGTTTTTTTTTGTTTCCTCTATTTTTGCTCTCTTTTCATtgttttttttcatttctttCCTTCTTTGTTGTCTTTCTTTAGTTTTCTTTTCTTCCTCTATTTTTATTTGgctttcttttttcttctccattttggattttcttttttaATGTCTGTTTTCGTTTTCACTCTACATTTTTGTATATGTCAAAAAAAATTAATAAGTGCTAAACATTTTTTGTATAGACGTTCAACATTGTCCAAATGCTTATTCAACATTTTataaatacttgttcaacattttaataattattcaacatttttcaaatacttgttcaacattttttagtacttattcaacatttttcaaacacttgttgaacatttttcaaatgtgTTTTTAGAGAGGGTTTTTTGTATATATATGTAGAATATTTTAAAGTATAAATAAAAGTacaaaaataaagcaaaaaacaagttaacaaaacagaaaaaaaacaGGTTGTACCTTCCCACGCGCCTGGGCCGACCCATCTGGGCTCCCCCCCGGTGCTCGCTTAAAGCGAGACATAGGGGCGCCCCGATTTGGGTTCTGCTCAATAAAACAAAGGACGACGCTAGACGTTAGTCGACCAACCCAAATTCCGGCCTGTCACCACGCGTGCATCCAATTGCCCCACCCCTGGCACCGTTGGACCCCCTATCTCCTTCCTCACGCGGCGCGTCTTCCTCACTTGCTAAAAAACCGAGTCAACGTGCACGCCCATGGCCGGAAGAGAACGATGGCGAGCGCCGCTGAACTGGCCATGGATGCACGCCGACCAACTCTCGAATCACGCCGGCTCGCCACCGCTCGCCGCGTCGTCACCCTCGTAGAGTCGAAGCATCGCCCCCGTCCCCCAGCGTAGGTGCTTGCCGGCGGTTGCAGCACAGGGTTTGTCGATTCCAAAAAAATCGGGCATCAGTAGCAACAATTAGGACTCCGCTCCTCCATCGTTGCCACAGAATACCACTCCAGTTGGTTGCAGCAAACCCGACTGGTGGTTCCAGCTCTGGCTTCGGCCGGTTGCAGCAAAAACATCTTTGAGGTCGCCATGGAAGCTTGGTCGTGTTCGTCAGGTCGCAGAAAATTCCAGTCATGGTTTAGCAAAAAAAAAAATCTTTGATTCCAGCATACCCGTTGCCTAATTCCAGCAGGGTCTCTTCGCCTCATCACCGCCATCGTAGCTTCTGCGACCGATGGTTGAAGCTTTTGCACAGCCGGTTGCAGCATCTCACACGAGCCATGATCTCGCCTTCACGCTCTTGCAACTTCCACGACGCCGGTTGCAGCTTTTTTGCTGGCCGATTGCAACAGGGGTTGTCGTCGCCGTTGTAGTCCTCATGGTCAGTAATCTTGTCGGTCGCAGCTTTGGTTCCAGCAAACGACGGCGATGGCGCATTATGGCTTGCAGGTCTCGTAGCAGCTTTTTTGACTCTCTTCACCGCAACAATGCACACACACGATGATGCGGCTTCGTGGGGGAGCACGCCCCATGCAGCAGCTCCAGAGCAATGGTGTCCGAGAAAAAAAAAGATGAGCAGGAGCAGCTGCATGGCGAGGGCGGAAGAAGAAGGGAACATAATGTGTGTCTCGATTGTGTGGCCAACAACTGCGCTGAAAGGACAAGGAGGAAGTAGGAAGGTCTGTGGGGCCCATGTGGGATGACATGTCCTCTTGTGTTAGCGTTGCACGAGATGAGCGAGTCGACCAGTCGAAGCTTCGGCACCAGAAGGAATCATCTGCCAAAAACAGAAGGGTAGGCCAATTTGTTCACGAGAGCGCCATGGGCTATGGGAATTTTGACCAACTGTATCGATTAGGGTTTTTCCTACTCCGATGGCGATCGAGATCATCAATAGTAGATCTACCTTGTCTTGTTTACAAGGGAACGGTCAGGGCTGTAGTGACCCAGGTCTTATAGGATCCGAATTTCTGTGCTTTCTGTGCTATCCCTGGATCATAGCTAGCACACACATTAACAACAGTGAATATTAGTAAAACATACATCATTTTACTAAAACTGATAGATTCAAAATTATGTAAATACATACCATTAACACAGCACAATGCTAGCACGTAATGCAACGTGAAATTGCTGGCAAACAAATCCTCAAGAGGTAAATATGTATGATGATGATGTTTAGTGAACTTAGAAAAAATGAAATCACGAGATTCTTGTCCAAACTTAACAACTTTTTATAATCAATAACATCACAAGCAGTATTTAAGAAGGATCTATCAAAGGTTATGGGAAACAAGTTATCTTGAGGAGTTCCAAGTACTAAGAAATCAGTAGGATACTTAATCTTAGCATAAAGAATTTCAGCATCTCTTACAATCCCTATAGGTGAAATACCAACCCTATTTGTAAGCTTAATGATAACATCAATCTTTTCTACTCCCACCTTTCAtttatataaggtgtatttgtTTTTTGATAAAATTTCACAATGTaaggttgataacccacaagtataggggatcgcaacaacttttgagggtagagtattcaacccacatttattgattcgacacaaggggagccaaagaatattctcaagtattagcagctgagttgtcaattcaaccacacctggaaacttagtatctgcagcaaagtgtttagtagcaaagtaatatgatagtggtggtagcggcaacaaaagtaaagacagcaaaagtaatgtttttggtattttgtagtgattgtaacagtagcagcgggaaagtaaataagcgagaactagtatatggaaaactcgtaggcacaggatcagtgatggataattatgccggattcggttcatcatgtaacagtcataacatagggtgacacagaactagctccaattcatcaatgtaatgtaggcatgtattccgtatatagtcatacgtgcttatggaaaagaacttgcatgacatcttttgtcctaccctcccgtggcagcggggtcctattggaaactaagggatattaaggcctccttttaatagagaaccggaacaaagcattatcacatagtgaatacatgaactcctcaaactatggtcatcaccgggagtggtcccgattattgtcactttggggttgtcggatcataacacattgtaggtgactatagacttgcaagataggatcaagaactcacatatattcatgaaaacatagtaggttcagatctgaaatcatggcactcgggccctagtgacaagcattaagcatagcaaagtcatagcaacatcaatctcagaacataatggatactagggatgaaaccctaacaaaactaacttgattacatgataaatctcatccaacccatcaccgtccagcaagcctacgaaggaattactcacgcatggcggtgagcatcatgaaattggtgatggaggatggttgatgatgacgacggcgacgaatccccctctccagagccccgaacggactccagatcagccctcccgagaggttttagggcttggcggcggctccatatcgtaaaatgcgatgatttcttctgcctgatttttttctctccgaaagcaaat encodes:
- the LOC125553647 gene encoding probable non-inhibitory serpin-Z9, with protein sequence MRHFSSLPRVLRRSAAPKPNRRSPAPKPHPPSPSPGPVPDAQAPVAPAPMPTRPWEEALDAAQRAFCLPLAGRVLAAAGTGNAAVSPVGVHAALSLAASGARGATRRQLLGTLGCGGGGKGAAADAANVASRVVKRVLKDRAKSGGPRLAFASGVWADASTTLSPEFVETAGGLYCSAAKTVDFKSTPEDAAEQINSWVNKSTRQTITSLVPDGLVDQNTGLVLGSALYFKGRWLDKTDIGKTAEQKFYCLDGTHVLVPFVEYDRTRLFAAHDGFKVIKLPYKQGNNERKFSMYIFLPDAHDGLFELTKKIFSEPAFLEQHLPTEKRHVGIGVPKFTISFQIDMKDFLKDMTLELPFRRDADFKDMVKEGDSKEPLFLSDVLHKVILEVNDDEIEETSVEKSIGKPLPTEHFTADHPFFFLIREEVSATVIFMGHVLDPSSQY